AAGTGTGCCTTTTATTtggctttctttttgtttttgcctttaATTCTTCCCAAAGTCAGTAGTTAAATCATCATCTTCGAGTTCTTtgagccatgagtgatgcaataaataaaacaatgaggtGACTAAATTCTTTAAAAGCCAGAACAGGCTGGCCAGTTCCTACAGCACCGAAAAATTACagccatccatttaaaaaaaaaaaaaaaaaaaaagcttacttCAAATATATCTAACTTAATTTTGACCAGtttttgccccccaaaaatccagattgtcaatcttgaggcgacataatgcctCCCGCAGAATGaaggaagaggcggagttttcCAACACTTCTCAAACAGTTTCAAGCGCATTAATACATTTCTTCTTAAGCTgtatggggaaaaaattaaacaaaattcaCAGACAATGTGGGGAGAGACCCAAAATTGTCTGTACggttcatttatattttatggaACACAATTCATTCCCTTGATATTATTTcctgcaggtgtacctaatgctgtgtCCACTGACTGTGTAATACAGATCCCTCCCAATTCAAAGCGaacatgataataataattctaatcATGATTTGTGTTGTCTTGACCTGTAGCGAGAAGAGGACCACGGTGAAGCAAACCACAGCGGTGATGCCCACGGCCATGATGACGGCGTCTGTGTCGTAGAAGCTGGCGATCATGCCCACCATGTAGGAAAGGCTCAGGGTCAGAATGGACTACGAGATGGGCGGGAGGGGGAAAAACACGGTCAAATAAGGACTAGTAAACATTTGGcgctgtggttgtttttgctCTCTTTTTCTTTACCAGCGCCACCAAGTTCCAGGGGTGCTTGCGGCGGAACTCCCCGCAGCAGCTGAGCACAATGAGGGACACGAGGAAGACCACGTAGGAGATGTAGTACGTCCACGGGTTCCGGCGCACGAACACCTTGGCGTCGTCCACGAAGGTGAATACGGCAACGAAGGAGAAGGTGACCAACAGCTGAACGGTGAGGACCATGAAcacctggaggaggaggagacgaagaagaaaaaggtgattcttcttgaTTTAAgaacctatcctccattattggCGACATATGGACTTATTTTGAGTGGTCGGGCACAGGTTAGTAGTCTTTCTTTTACGCTAcgattccacaagatggcactaACACCATGTATaacaggaaagtagtaattggggTGAAGAAATTATGTTGAAGGGACACATCTCACCTGATGAAGATCTTTGTTTGTCAGGACAGAGCAAAGTTTAGACCGGGTTGTTAGCGGAGGTTCTGGATCGTCTTTACCACATGCGGATGTTTTTGCTCTACTTAAATCAAAGCATGTCTAAGTTACTTCTTTTTTAGGGAAATGTTgttatgagtttgaaatgatattaaagtgcGAGCTAATGTTAGCCATGCTAGTTAGCTGGTTATCTGCCTCGGTCACGGGTCAATAGTGTTTATTTCACCAATTGTAGACACGCTAACTCTTGTAGCTGGTTGCAAACATTAATTTCAAGACAGTgttataataatttattaactTATTGAATTTGTGGGTGGCGCCCTTTTAAATTGCCTCCTGTAGCAGccactctttgtttttgttttgtttagtttgttttagCCTAATAGCCTTCCCCTCGCAAGCCGCGGTAGCCGAAAAATTGCCAAGAGACGACTTTTTGGCTGCTGAAGGAAAGTTTCAGCGGTATTGAGTCCAAGACTTTTTAAAACCACCGTATACCTTGGGACATGCCTATTTGACGCGGTAAATTACTTTTCTGATGAAGGCCTGTCGGATGCTCTTGTCCTCAAAGCCAGAGTTGGTGAAATCCTCGTTGTCGTAGTAGGTCGGAGGCACGTCGCCGTGGTAACCGGGGCTGCCGCCGGGTGCTGGGAAAACAAACATCATCAACACGGGGACGTCTAAGATTGAAAATATTCTTTCTTAGGCTTCTCTACTCACCACAGGGGTCCCCGGGAAAGCCTGGCTGACCGGGTCCTTGCTGGTAGGGCCCCTGAGGGTAGGGCATCTGGGGGTAAGGCATCTGCGGGTAGGGAGCTGGGCCGAAGCCGGCCTGAGGGAAGCCCGGCTGGCCGTAGCCGGCGGCCGGCGGGTACGGGCCCCCGGGGGCCTGGCTGTAGTTGGGCGGCGGCATGCCGAAGCCCGGCTGCGGGGGGCCGTAGACGTTGTTGTGGAGTGGGTTGGACTCCCCCATAGTGGGGTAGCCACTCTTGTCCTGGGACATGTTGTGGAGGGCGGTTCAGCAACGAGCTATGAAAAGGAGAGCAAAGAAAATATCATATGTTAATTTCGACCAGGTGATgaatttatgattattattattaaataagtTAGATTTTGTTTCAGGAACACATTAGCTCAGCATGGTGGTACAAGCTAATTAGCCACCTaagcgcgcacgcacacgaacacacacactgcGTGGTTACCATGGAGCGAGGTGCGCTGCCGTGGTAACCGAATGTATTATTAATCTAATTTGGCTCCGGATGAGCCCTGACATCAAGACTATAAGCTGCGGTCAACACGTTTACCAGAAAGACATGCACTCTCACCACCATCTTGATTTGTGTgggacggggggaaaaaaaaaaaaaaaactatctttCAAGAGAATAccttaaataaacatttgaagacAAAGTAACAACTTGCGGagtttattttctttgcaaAGAGGTCAGACAACAGAACTGGGCAAAGGTAGTCGAGGAGGTCCTCAAACCGATTGTTAAACCCCACCACATTAAGGTAAATGGACCAGATCAATCAACACAGTAGAGGCAAACACAGCCTACCGGGGTCAGACGTTTGCCAACTTCGGCCACGCTGTTCAGCGACTGTTTGGCCAAACTGTACCTTTGCAAGCTTAGTTTGTAGTATGTTTCGGCTCGCTCTTTAACTGTTGAGCGCGTtagcaaaatgtttccacatctCACGCCGTGCCTCTTTTCTcacctttgaaaataaaaaaaattaaaaataaataataataataatttttttagcaGATGCCAATCAGCTGAAAATTACGTGGTCTGCCCCGATTTCCATTCACGTGATTGGCTCGGGATGAAAATACATGTAACTcaatatttaacaaatgtaaaaatatgttacaagcgaaaaaagtaaaaaataaatgcgtGGGGCCTTGTGATCCATCATGGTGGCAGGACGTGGCCTCTCGACGTGGGTTCCTATTAGATGCCCATCATGAGACAAGGCGATTGTTCATGGAAGCAGAAGGGTAAGTTTCGCTTACACAACTGCAACCAAATCATGTGACAAAATATCTGATCTCTGTGCAGTCCAACGTTCACAAGTGTTAGACCACAATGACTCAGTGAtttatttaccccccccccccccagccataTCTCCAATCCTCTTAGCAGAGATGCTCCGCCAATGTGGATCAAGGCGGGCAGGGGCAGGAATTAAGTTAAACGAGGATGTAGGCGTTTGGGCCACATTAACACAATGAGTCCAGCACAATGCCCTGACGTAAGCGTAACAACAGGTTACGTGCATG
This is a stretch of genomic DNA from Phycodurus eques isolate BA_2022a chromosome 20, UOR_Pequ_1.1, whole genome shotgun sequence. It encodes these proteins:
- the grinaa gene encoding glutamate receptor, ionotropic, N-methyl D-aspartate-associated protein 1a (glutamate binding) yields the protein MSQDKSGYPTMGESNPLHNNVYGPPQPGFGMPPPNYSQAPGGPYPPAAGYGQPGFPQAGFGPAPYPQMPYPQMPYPQGPYQQGPGQPGFPGDPCAPGGSPGYHGDVPPTYYDNEDFTNSGFEDKSIRQAFIRKVFMVLTVQLLVTFSFVAVFTFVDDAKVFVRRNPWTYYISYVVFLVSLIVLSCCGEFRRKHPWNLVALSILTLSLSYMVGMIASFYDTDAVIMAVGITAVVCFTVVLFSLQSKYDFTSCQGVLFVCLIVLLLFGILCMFIRHKILHIVYASLGALLFTCFLAVDTQLLLGNKKVSLSPEEYVFAALNLYTDIINIFLYILAIVGRSRE